The nucleotide window CGGTAAGACGCAACGTCCAGCGCTTTCCTCCCGATTTCATGTTTCGCCTTTCTGCGGAGGAGTTCCGGAACTTGAGGAGCCAATCTGGCACCTCAAGTCCGCTTCACGCGGCTTGGACGTCAACCAGAATGATCTCTTTCTCCGCTTCGGCCGGCACTCCCCGGAGCCCGTCCGTACGACGGTCCTCGAGGACCAGCCCGATGGCTTCCGCCAGGCTCTTCCGCGCCTCCTCCTTGGAGTGGCCCTGCCCATTTGCGCCCGGGACCTCTGGGCAATAGGCCACCACCCAGTCCCCGTCTCGCTCGTATACCGCAGTGAACTCGTGGTGCATGGCGCCCTCCGTGGCCGTCCGGTCTCAAGATAGCGCCGGGAAGCCGCGCCGCGTAACCAGCCCGCGCGCGGTGCGCGTCAAACATCGAGATCATGCGCGCGTTCGTGCGGCTTCGGCAGATGCTCGAATCGAACGCGGGGCTCGCCCGGAAACTCGACTCTACCCACGCGCGTGATCGACAACCGCAGACGCACCGACACCGTCGACCGGTGAGCCGGGGGTATACTTCCGCCAGTGCGCGGGAGCCGGAACCTCCCCCCCCAGGCGGCAACTGCCCATGGCAACCGAGCAACTTGGCTTCCTGCTGGCCATCGCGGGGCTGGTCGGGATCGGCCTCTTCTTTCTCCTGTACCTCGGCCTCGGCGAGGGTCGCAGGCTGGAGGCGTGGGAGCGCCGGGCGATCCGGACGTCGGCCACGGTGGTCCGGCACGAGGTGCGATCCTACAAGGCCAACACCTACCACAGTCCGGTGGTCCGCTACAGAACCCGTACCGGCGTTGAGGTCGAAGCCGAGGTGGCGAGGCCCCGCCGGCGTCCGGATCCTGCTGTGGGCGGGATCCTGGACGTCCTCTACGACCCAGTTGCGCCATCGGCTCCGCGGCTGCCCGGCCAGGATCGTGGGGGGGTGGTTTTCATGTCGGTTCTGGGCGGGATCCTTCTCGGGATCGG belongs to Gemmatimonadales bacterium and includes:
- a CDS encoding type II toxin-antitoxin system HicB family antitoxin, with protein sequence MHHEFTAVYERDGDWVVAYCPEVPGANGQGHSKEEARKSLAEAIGLVLEDRRTDGLRGVPAEAEKEIILVDVQAA
- a CDS encoding DUF3592 domain-containing protein, with the protein product MATEQLGFLLAIAGLVGIGLFFLLYLGLGEGRRLEAWERRAIRTSATVVRHEVRSYKANTYHSPVVRYRTRTGVEVEAEVARPRRRPDPAVGGILDVLYDPVAPSAPRLPGQDRGGVVFMSVLGGILLGIGVVMGVLVFGR